A single window of Amphiura filiformis chromosome 17, Afil_fr2py, whole genome shotgun sequence DNA harbors:
- the LOC140137847 gene encoding uncharacterized protein, translating to MTKHILISVLCLGITSIISVKTQDNPIRTNDIDVDVDPSDPLVPLLSDIIGERYRLLQLLIQSSKNEPLLSYSPYDIEDDVPQSSDAFQSEGDMPAIDVVRQPLIRRVFKRLEPEVQILVRMAIMRKLQEEAHTRQPLHLGESIGMRFKKAREDILGEMRSPSGKFSSDEDSEKTEIQKRLPALSEDVKEAVLSAVLDKLRNSRKSVELQGMRGGR from the coding sequence ATGACAAAACACATCTTGATATCAGTGCTATGTCTCGGAATAACCTCCATTATAAGTGTCAAGACACAAGATAACCCTATCAGGACCAATGACATTGACGTTGACGTGGACCCATCAGATCCACTAGTACCTCTACTTTCTGATATAATAGGAGAACGTTACAGGTTATTACAATTACTCATACAATCCTCCAAGAATGAGCCTTTACTTTCGTACTCACCCTATGATATTGAAGATGACGTGCCTCAATCCAGCGATGCATTCCAATCAGAAGGAGATATGCCTGCAATTGACGTTGTTAGGCAACCGTTGATTAGAAGAGTATTTAAACGTCTGGAGCCAGAAGTCCAGATCTTAGTCCGGATGGCAATTATGAGGAAGCTCCAAGAAGAGGCACATACAAGACAACCACTTCATCTTGGTGAAAGCATCGGGATGCGTTTTAAGAAAGCTAGGGAAGACATTTTAGGCGAGATGCGATCACCATCTGGTAAATTTTCTTCCGATGAAGATAGTGAAAAGACAGAAATTCAAAAGAGGCTGCCCGCCTTGTCGGAAGACGTAAAAGAGGCAGTGCTAAGTGCGGTACTGGACAAGCTTCGGAATAGTAGAAAATCGGTAGAGCTACAGGGCATGAGAGGTGGAAGATAA